One genomic window of Erinaceus europaeus chromosome 7, mEriEur2.1, whole genome shotgun sequence includes the following:
- the SYCP3 gene encoding synaptonemal complex protein 3 translates to MARSRSISSDSGQLGDQRMRRAGELRKHQSVLSSGRKHRGKSGRLSIESQILRGYSHEKEQRRDLSYSEDDNEEKMLVTEKHGKKRISARRIEDMGSEVQNMLERFGADINKTLHAKRKRLETYTKASLKSSNQKIENIWKTQQEQRKKLNHDYYQQFQKLFQQWDIDIQKTEQHEDELNSLFRQQQEVFQQSRIVQSQRLKTLRQLYDQYIKSMEELEKSHESQLSNAQNELKKEMALLQKKVMMETQQQEMANVRKSLQPMLF, encoded by the exons ATGGCGAGGTCGAGGTCTATCTCCAGCGACTCCGGCCAGCTCGGTGACCAGAGGATGCGGCGGGCGGGGGAGCTGAG AAAACATCAGAGTGTGCTgagctctggaagaaaacacaggGGGAAATCTGGGAGGCTGTCCATCGAGAGCCAGATCCTCAGGGGCTACAGCCACGAAAAGGAACAGAGGAGGGACCTGAGCTATTCCGAGGATGACAATGAAG AGAAGATGCTGGTAACTGAGAAGCATGGGAAGAAAAGGATTTCTGCAAGAAGAATTGAAGATATGGG gagtgaagtacaGAACATGCTGGAAAGATTTGGAG cTGACATTAACAAGACTCTTCATGCCAAGAGAAAAAGACTAGAAACATATACCAAAGCTTCTCTTAAAAGCAGTAACCAGAAAATTGAAAATATCTGGAAAACCCAACAAGAACAAAG GAAGAAACTTAACCATGACTACTATCAGCAGTTTCAGAAGTTGTTTCAGCAGTGGGATATAGATATACAGAAAACTGAACAACATGAAGATGAACTAAAT AGTTTGTTTCGACAACAGCAAGAGGTTTTTCAACAATCTAGAATTGTTCAAAGCCAGAGACTGAAAACACTTAGACAGTTATATGACCAGTACATAAAG AGCATGGAAGAGTTGGAGAAGAGTCATGAAAGTCAACTTAGTAATGCACAAaatgaactgaaaaaagaaatggctctGTTGCAGAAAAAAGTCATGATGGAAACT CAGCAGCAAGAGATGGCAAATGTTCGAAAGTCTCTTCAACCCATGCTATTCTGA